The proteins below come from a single Parazoarcus communis genomic window:
- the ssb gene encoding single-stranded DNA-binding protein, whose translation MASLNKVILIGNLGKDPETRYAPSGDAITNLTVATTETWKDKASGERREATEWHRVVFFGRVAEVAAQYLRKGSQIYVEGRLQTRKWQDKEGQDRYTTEIRGDEMKMLGRREGAGEAPVRGGDSGGYDAPAAAPSRQPAPAPAAKPAKGGFGDFDDDIPF comes from the coding sequence ATGGCATCCCTGAATAAAGTCATTCTGATCGGAAACCTGGGCAAGGACCCGGAGACCCGTTATGCACCCAGCGGCGACGCGATCACCAACCTGACCGTGGCGACCACCGAGACCTGGAAGGACAAGGCGTCGGGTGAGCGTCGTGAAGCCACCGAGTGGCATCGCGTCGTGTTCTTTGGGCGCGTGGCCGAAGTGGCTGCGCAGTACCTGCGCAAGGGCAGTCAGATCTATGTGGAAGGTCGGCTGCAGACGCGCAAGTGGCAGGACAAGGAAGGTCAGGATCGTTACACCACCGAAATCCGTGGTGACGAGATGAAGATGCTCGGTCGCCGTGAAGGCGCTGGCGAGGCGCCGGTGCGTGGCGGCGACAGCGGCGGATACGATGCGCCTGCAGCCGCACCCAGCCGTCAGCCCGCACCGGCACCCGCTGCCAAGCCGGCAAAAGGCGGGTTCGGGGACTTTGACGACGACATTCCCTTCTGA